The following nucleotide sequence is from Synechococcus sp. CBW1004.
TCAATGAGTTCTTGCGCCCCACCCTGCTGGTTGGCTTGTTCAAGCCGCCCGAGGAGCTTTCGGCTGCGGTTACCATGGAGCTTCTCTATTACTACGCCCTGGCCCATCAAGACTCATTTGATGTCCGGTGGATCAAGTCGAAAAGTATCGCCGAACATCTGTTTGCTCCGCTCAGTCGAAGGCTGATCTCCTGCCATCATCTGCAGGTCCTGGGCGGAACGTTGGTCACACGGGTGAATTTGGCGTCTCGCTTAAGAGTTTGCGGAAAACCGTCAGAAACGCCGCGTTCCTCCCTCGCGTGATCTGATTACGCGCTGTTCGGGCTGGATTCGTTGATTCAGCGGTTCAGAACGCCAGATTTCAGGCGTTTTGCCCCGTTGGGGCTTCCTGGAAGCCGCCTCGTTGGCACACCTCTGGGCAACCACCTGTTCATGCCGCCGCCATCGCCGGTTTGAGCAGGTTGCCCAGCCGGATCAGGTTGTAGGCGATCACGTGCAGGCCAAACACTGCACCCACCTTTTCGGTGCCGCGCAGCTTGAACTGACGCAGACCGCCCCACTGCTTGATCCAGCCAAACACCTTCTCGATGCCGCGGCGGGCATTGATCGACTTGCCGTAGCCCTCATGGCGAGTGGTGCGGCCATCAATGGCGGAACCACCAGAGCGAGCAGTGTTCTGAGCCACGTGAGGTGTGACTCCGATGCGGCGCATCTCTGCGACAAAGCCCCTGGTGTCGTAGTTCTTGTCGGCACCGATCGTTTTCTGGTGGGCACCGGGACGATCTGCCGCCATCACCTTGGCGGCATCCCGCTCTCCGGTGCCCGTCGCTTGCGTGACGCGACAGTCGACGATCAGGGCATGGCGGTTGTCCATGAGCACGTGCCCCCGGTAGCTGGGCAACGCCGGATGGGCCTTGGATTTGCGGCACAGCAAGGCATCCGGATCGACGCCGGAGCGATGGGTCTTGTTGCTGAGCTTGATGCCGCGGAAATCCCCTTTCGCGCGCTTCCTGCCGGGCTTTGGAGCACCAAAGCCCTCGCCAGGGCCCGATGGCGGCGGCGGCGGATCGTCCTGCCCATCAATTCGCTCCAGCGAGGCATGGGACGCCCAGGCCTGCAGCAGGGTGCCATCCACCGAGAAGTGCTCATCGCTGAGCAGCGGCCTGACCTCCGGCGCACCCATCAACTTCTCCAGGAAGCGCCCCATCACCTCCTCGTTGAGCAGCCGCTCGCGGTTCTTGGTGAACGTTGTCGGATGCCAGATCGGATCATCCGGGCTGAGACCCACGTAGCCGCAGGCCCGGCGAAGCCGTACCAGCGAAACAGCAGGTTGTAGTGGAGCTGCTCCAGCAAAAGACGCTCCGAGCGGATGCCATAGAACGCCTGCAGCAACGAGGCCAGAAGCAGCTGCTCGGGCGGCACCGATGGCCGGCCTTCTGAGGCGTACAGCGCGCAGAAGGTGGGATTGAGTCGATCAAGGGCCTGATCGGCCAGCTTGCGGATCCGCCGCAGCGGATGACTGGCCGGAATCCGATCCTCGACCGAGACGTAGGAGAACAGCGAGCCGGTGCGCTCCTGTCGACCTCGCATCACAGGGTGGGCGGTTGCCCCATTTTCGCAGGGATGGGCGGGTTTTTCAGCGAACTCTTAACGGCGCCATGGCCAGCAGAGCCTGCCTCCTCAGAGCCACTACCCCGATCTTTCTCCATCCCCTACTGCTCTCGATCCGATGCAGACGAACGCGCTGGTGTCCCGCTCCTGGAACGGGACACCGATCTCACGGCGAACCGCCGACGGCTACGTCAATGCGACAGCCATGTGCAAAGCCAACGGCAAGCGGTGGAAGGACTACCGCGAGTCCGACCGGTGCCAGCTCTATCTGGACGCCCTGGAAAGCGTGGCCGGAATTTCCGTCCACGCTCTTGTTGAGTCCCGCTCAGGCGGTGCCGGTGGCGGCGGCACCTGGGTCCATCCCCAGGTCGCGGTCGACCTGGCCCGCTGGATCAGCGCCCCGTTCGCGGTCTGGATGGACGGTTGGTTTCTCGAGAGCGCCCAGCAGGCCGCGCCGGCGCCAGTGGAGACAAACCCGCCCAGGCTCCGGGAGGCCGAGGTGATCGCCCTGGTGGAGCGCAGCATCGGCCTTTTCGAGCGGCTGGGGGGGCTGGATCAACGCGACAAGCTGCTGTTCAAGGACATCGTGCGTAGCAACGTGCTGACCGCCAGCTCGGGGCAGGCGCTTCTACCGGGCATTGGCGCCGATGAGGAGTTGACCCTGGGCGATGCCTGGCTGGAGGTGTTCCAGCAGGTGCTGCCGCGAACCCAGTTCTGCGCGGCAGGCAAGCTCGTCGCCAAGGCCTACCGAGAGGAGTTCGGCCAGGAGCCGCCCTGCCGTCAGCAGTACGTCGACGGGGCACCCCGCCAGGTCAGGAGCTACCGGCGCTCCTGGCTGGTCGACACACTGCAGCGGCTGCGCAGCCAGCTGGGGGGAAGCTGATGGGGTTACCAAGAGCACGCGCCAGCCGCCCTCAGCTTCCGGCCAACCAGGTCACACTCTCCAACGCCCAGGAATGGGCTGATGCACGATCAGCTGGCCAAAACCTCGGAGTCAGCGAGAAAACCTTGGGCCGCTGGCGCAAGGCCGGCTTCCTCCAGCCCGGAGTGCATTGGCGCCGCAAATTCCCGAGCACCAATTCACCCGTTCTATATCACCTGGAGCGCTGCAATACGGCGATGAATGAAGCAACTGCACGCTCTGCCGCCCTGCTGGAGACGTGAGTCAAAGCGATGAGGACGCTATTCACCCCACGAGTTGCCAGCAGCCTTCCAAGTCCCCCGCGGGGCCTGCAGTCGCAAGTAGGACAGCTCCCATGCGGAGACTGCACGGGGCGCCGCAGGTCCAGGCCTGAGGGCGCCCGGCCTACTCTGAGAAGGCTTCCTTGCCGAGGACATCAGAGGAGTACACACCATGCGTCTCGCCGAGCTGCAGCACCTGGCACCTCAGATCCATGAGCTGCTGGGCCGTTTCGGAGCGAGCAACCTGGCTGTCTTCGGGTCTGTCGCCAGGGACCAGGCGAGGCCTGGCAGCGATGTGGACCTGCTGGTGGATCTGCCAGATGGGGCCAGTCTGTTTGATCGTGCAGAGTTGAAGTCGGCCCTGGAGGAGCTGCTGCTGACGCGGGTGGATCTGATCCGGCGTCGCAACCTGAAGCCCGGCCTCAGGGATGTCGTGGAAGCAGAGTCCGTCGCACTCTGATGGAGCCGAGAGATCGCCAAGCTCTTGAAGACATCCTTGGAGTTCTGGATCGCGCTTTGGAGTTCCCGGTCCAGAACTACCAGACGCTGGAGAAGACAACCTATTTTCAGGATGCGGTGATTCGATGCCTGGAGGTGCTCGGAGAGGCCACAAAGCGATTGAGCAGTGAAGTCCGGCTCGCGAACCCTGAAATTCCCTGGCGTGCCATGGCAGGAATGCGCGACGTGCTGATCCATGCCTATGACCAGATCGATCTGGAGGAGGTCTGGATGGCCTATCAGCGCTTCCCTGAGATCAGGCGCCAGGTCGCCGACATCCTTGAGAAGAACGGGTAGGGCCGACTCTCTGATGGCTTCAAGGTGAGGCCGTCGGCAGTGTCGAGGCAACCAGGACGTCGTGTGCGCGCTGGAAGGCGGCTTCCGTACCTGCCGCCGAAGCCCAGGGATAGGAGCGCAGGTGTACCTCGAGGCTGTGTCCCATCGAGCGGGCCGCCGAGCCGGCATCGAGGTGCATCGACAGTGCCAGGGCGGCCTTGGGCTGGGAACCGCTCAGCTCCAGCAGATCGAGGATGTGCAAGGGCTCCAGCAGCTCCGGCGGGGGGTAGGCAAAGGCCGTGCGCCGTGATGCCAGAGAGCCTTGAACGGTGGTGGGACTGGCCACGCGATGGGGTGGGAGTGCATCCGTCCAGCGTCACAACGCCGCCGCTAGAACGAACCATTTTTCCTGCGAAGAAGGAAGCTGACCGCCTATGGGCCGGAACCATGCGGATCCCGCATCCTTTGCGCTGCCGGAGATCCAGATGCCTCGGCCGCGGTTATGCCAGGGGCATGCCAGCGAGTCCCATTCCCGTTCCGCCCATACCCAGGCCCCTCCCGGAGCTGCTCCCTCCAGGGGCGGATGGCTTCGCGGTGGTGGATCTGGAGACCACCGGCACCGGCCAGCTCTGCCGGATCGTGGAGATCGCCCTGCTGCTGCTCTCGCCCGAGGGGGAGCTCCAGCAGGAGTGGACGACGGTGATCGACCCGGGCGTCCCCATCCCCAATGCCGCCGTCCACGGCATCGATGACGCCCTGGCTTCCTCGGCCCCGGTGTTCGCGGATGTGGCACCCGAGCTGGCGGGCCTGCTGCACGGCCGCGTGCTGGTGGCCCACAACCTCGATCGCGGCTGTTTGCCTGGGCAAATCCGTGGCCCGATCCTGCGGCACCACTTCTGGGAGGCCGGCAGCCGCCACCCGGAGCTGGTGGTGAATCTGGGCGATGGGATCGACACGATGCCCAACCCCTTCCAGAGCCTGGGGAAGCTCTGCGCCGCCCGCGGCATCACCCTGACCGGCGAGGACGCCACCTGTTCTCTGAAACAGCCTCGCCATGGGTGACACCCGAGCCCTGGCGGCCCTGCTGCGCCACGGACTGCCCCATCTGCAACCCTCGCGTGCTGCCGCACGGGTGGCCGGATCCGCTGCCGCTGCCCGACCTGCTTCCCTGCGGCCGCGTCTCTCAGGGCTGCCCCAGCCGGCCCCGCCCAGCCACGACTGGTTGCCCACAACCGTGACCATTCCCTCTGCCGGGGGAACCATCGCCTTCCTCGGCGAGGACGCCCACGGCTGGGAATTCAAGGTGCAGAAGGCCCTGGAGCACGCCATCAGCCTCGGGCTCATTCCCGTCCCTCTTGATCCGGATGCCACGGCTGATCTGGTCGTCGTCAGCAGCGTGTTCATCGACAGCCCGCTGATGCGCCACCTCCGCACCGCCGGCACCGCGGTGGTGGAGAGCAACGCGTTTCTGGAAGCTCAGCGCGGGCGTGCGCTACCGGGGAAGCGGTGGGGGGAGCTCTGACCCTGGGCGGCAGGGTGATGCCAGCTCAGCCCCTTCAGCTCAGCAGGGCATCACGCACATCCGAGAGCCGCACCATCAGGGTGGAGGGATCGAGCGGGGAGGGCTCAAAGCCCATGTGCAGATAGAACGCTCTGGCTGCTGGTGATGCGGGCCTGGGCCTCGATGAGCGCCTGCTCAAGCAGCTGCCGATTGCGGATGGGGCCGGCACAGCGACCAAAGCGGCGCCACTCAGCCGCGAGGGACTGAACGCGCCAGCCGAGCTGATGAGCAGCCCGACCGATGACCTGATCAGCGCCACGGGCACCGCCATGAAGGAGGAGATGAACAGCCCGGCCACCGCTGCGCTGGAGCAGGGCAGAAGCGATGCGCTCAACGGGCCAGGCCAGATCACGCCCGCCCCCGGCGACGATGACCAGAGAGCGATGGAGCTGAACAGGGCGAGACAGCAGGCCAGGGAGGGCCAATGCAGCGGCCGGGGCCACTGCAGCAGAAGACAAGCTCATGGCTACAGAGCAAACGAACGGGGCAAGTTGTCTGAGGATTTCGTTGCCGCCGGCGATGGGCTCGTGGCCTTTGGCGCAACCTTTATTCTACCAGTACAAGCGCACTGCAGGGCCGGCAGAACCGCTGCAGGGCAATGGAACTCAACGGGCCGATGCCACTGGAAGCCGAGGAATCTCGATGCAAAGAAGGGGCACTGAATGAGCCGCCAAACCAACACCGACCGCGCAGCCGCGCGAGGCCACCTGAGTCAGCACCCCGCGCACCGCAAGGGACGGGCCGCCACGCCACCGCAGCCGCGGGAGCGCGGCTAAGCCCGCTACCACCCACCACACCGGCCCCAGCGCGGAGGGCGGCGGCGGCTGGCCGATGCACGCCACGGCTCAGCCGGGCACGCTGAAGGACGGCCGACGACGACCGGAGCCCTGCGGTGGCTGCTCAGCCCCAGGGAACGTCCAGGAACTCCACCAGCAGCACGCCTCGGTGGGTGCCGTGGATCTTCACCAGTCCAGCCCTGGCGGCCTGCTCCATGCCTGCGCGCTCCTTGCGCACCTGCTCTGCTGTGGCCAGAACCCGCACCCAGCCGCCGGTCATGAAGTCTTCGTGGCCCGTCTCGAAAGCCTGCAGCCGCCAATGCCGGTTGCTGCTGCGCTCGTAGTAGAGCCCGCCACCCGTGGGATCTGTTCCCTCAGCCCAGACTTGATCGACCATCAGCTTGCCGATCGCCAGCGGGTCGTGGGCTGCGGCATCGATGGCATCGCCATCCAGCACCAGCGGATTGCCCGGGTCGTCGCGGTTGTCAGAGACGATCAGACGGGATGCCATGAATCGCAGTTTGGCCTCCACCAAACAGCTTCAGCCGAACGGTGCAAGAGATGCAAGAGAACGCCGTTGAACGGAAGGGCATCCTCCACAGCAATGGCACTGGAGGCTGGCGGGGAATCTCTTGCACAGGGGTTGCGGGACCTGGCGAAGCCGCTGCGGGAGGGCTTCTCTTGCAGATTCTCTTGCAGGCCCCTTGGCCAATCCCTGAGAATTCAGTCGGGGCGACAGGATTCGAACCTGCGACCTAGTGCTCCCAAAGCTCGCGTTTTGCTGATTTGCAAACGCCAGGCCAGTGCTGGGATCTCGCCCCAAAAAGCAGTTTGCCACTGGGTTTGACGGTGCCGCTACTTGGCTCCCGATGCCGCAGCGTGCCACTCTGTGGGGCGGAATCTCTCCCCAAATCTCTCCCATGCCTCGTCCGGGTGACTGGGTAACGCTTCTGCGGGCAGGTCTCTCCCACAGCCTCTCCCAGGAGGGATGCCGCTCTGGGATCACGGTCAACGAGAAGCGGGGCAAGGCGCGCGTCAACATCGCTGAGTCGCTGGGGAACGGACGCCGCCGTCAGGTGCCGCTGCCGATCGACTGGTCGTCGGAGAACGTTGATGCGATCCGGGATGCCGCCCTCGCCGTTTATCGCAACCTCGTTGCCGGAAAGCCGATCGAGACTGTCATTGCGGGTCTCTGCGCAGCCCAAAGTGATGACGACTCTCAGGATCCATCCCCCGTGGATGCCGGGCTGATCAACTGGCCGGCGTTGGTGGAAGCCTTCCGTGAGCGAAAGATCGGCAGTGGCGAGATCAAGCCAACGACCTGGACCAACACGTATGTCCGCCGCATGCGATTGATCCTGGCTGCGGTCGATCGTTGCCAGACACCGGTGCAGCTACTCGAGGCCATCACCGCTCCCTGGGCGAATCAGCCTGGATGCCGGGGACGGCAGCTTCAGGTGCAGCAGACCGCTGCAATCCTGCGCTGGGGTGTTGATACGGGCCGCCTCCCTGCAACCTGGGCACCCCCTCTTGATCTGACGCCCTATGTGGGCAGACGGCGTGAGACGGCCTCTGTGACAACGCCGCTGACGGTGGACGAAATTCAGGCGCTGGTGGAGGCGATCCCGGATCCCAAGTGGCGCTATGCGTTTCAGCTGCTCTCCGCCTATGGATTGCGCCCGGAGGAACTGCAGCACCTTGAAATCCGCAACGGGCGTCTCTGGTGCAACTACTCCAAGGTCTCCAGTCGGGGGAAGACCGAGCCACGGCCCCTGCGGCTGTTGCCCTGCGATCCGTGGGCTGCAGCCTGGAATCTGGAGGCCACCTTCCGCTCGGATCGCCTCCCCCCAATGAAACCGGGCCTTGGTGCCGATTCAATGGGTCTCTACATGCGCCGCCGTGCACTCTGGCGCGAGCTGCGGCGTCGCTACGAAGAACAGGGCGAGAAATTGGTGCTCTATTCCTGCCGCCATGCCTATGCACATCGGGCCCATACGCTCTGCCCGATGCTGCCCACCAAATTCGTCGCGGCGGCCATGGGGCACAGCCTGGAGACGCACCTTGCCGCCTACAGCCGCTGGATCGGAGATGACGAAGTGGATGCTGCCTTCGAGCGGGCGTCGCAGCGGATGGAGCAGGATCTCCGTGCAGGCTGAAGGGTCTTGGGCTGCACATTTCAAGCAGCTCAAGGTCAACTGAGCTGCTTCTCCAGACGCTCGGCAGAGCCCTGCAGTCCATCAAGGATCGCGCCGGCCAATGGCTCTGGAAAACCGCTGGGCAGCTCCTGCTGCACCGTGGCGATCACCTCGGGGGTTCGGGCCACCAGGTCGGCCACCAAAGCCTCGGCCTCGGCGCCCAGCCCCATCCGGCT
It contains:
- a CDS encoding KilA-N domain-containing protein, whose product is MQTNALVSRSWNGTPISRRTADGYVNATAMCKANGKRWKDYRESDRCQLYLDALESVAGISVHALVESRSGGAGGGGTWVHPQVAVDLARWISAPFAVWMDGWFLESAQQAAPAPVETNPPRLREAEVIALVERSIGLFERLGGLDQRDKLLFKDIVRSNVLTASSGQALLPGIGADEELTLGDAWLEVFQQVLPRTQFCAAGKLVAKAYREEFGQEPPCRQQYVDGAPRQVRSYRRSWLVDTLQRLRSQLGGS
- a CDS encoding nucleotidyltransferase family protein translates to MRLAELQHLAPQIHELLGRFGASNLAVFGSVARDQARPGSDVDLLVDLPDGASLFDRAELKSALEELLLTRVDLIRRRNLKPGLRDVVEAESVAL
- a CDS encoding DUF86 domain-containing protein, whose translation is MEPRDRQALEDILGVLDRALEFPVQNYQTLEKTTYFQDAVIRCLEVLGEATKRLSSEVRLANPEIPWRAMAGMRDVLIHAYDQIDLEEVWMAYQRFPEIRRQVADILEKNG
- a CDS encoding 3'-5' exonuclease; protein product: MPASPIPVPPIPRPLPELLPPGADGFAVVDLETTGTGQLCRIVEIALLLLSPEGELQQEWTTVIDPGVPIPNAAVHGIDDALASSAPVFADVAPELAGLLHGRVLVAHNLDRGCLPGQIRGPILRHHFWEAGSRHPELVVNLGDGIDTMPNPFQSLGKLCAARGITLTGEDATCSLKQPRHG